The Deinococcus misasensis DSM 22328 nucleotide sequence CGATGCCACCCGCTCTGCTGAGGCCATCCATCAGGAAATTGTGCAGGTGGTCAAAAGCACCCTGATCTTCAAACATTAAAAGCGTCTGTCAGACTCTGGCAGGGAAGATCGGGTTACATTGAAAGAAGCCAAGACGGCAGACAGGATCTCCTGTCTGCTGCCTGTTTCCGAGGATCCTGTGGACCACAAAAACATCACCAAAGAAGTTCGCAAAGCCTACCGCAAATACGATGAGCACGCCCGGGACTGGATTGAAGGCTACACCGCTCAGGGTGGGCGCATTTACTGTCAGGCCGGTTGTTTCAAGTGCTGTGACATGCCCATCCGCATCAGTTGGGCAGAAGCCCTCACCATTTCAGAAAGCCTTTCAGAGGAGCAGTTTCTGAAAGTTCAGCGCCATGCCCACAAGGTGTGGATCAATGCCCAGAAAAGCCGAAACTCCGACGAGTATGCCGAAAACCACCGCAAGTTCGTGGGATTCTGTCCGTTGTTGGACAAGAAAAGTGGGGGATGCACCCTGTATGGGGACCGCCCAATCCGTTGTCGGGACACCTACTCAGGCTTGCCTGCCCAGTTTTGTGGTGCTGGTGCTCTGGAAAAACTGACCCCACAGGAGCACAAAAACTACCAGCGCACCGTTCGCTCAGGAGAGGTCTTTGATGGTTACTCCCATTACATTGCCCCTCTGGAAGACCTCTCTTTGCCGGCATGGAAAAGGTTCAGCCTGATCATGAAACGGGAAATGGGTCTGGAGGTCTGGGGCGACTTCTGGTATCTGGTCACCATGACCCGCAATCCGGAGTTTGTGCAGGCACTCACGCTGAAAAACCGCAAGAAGGTGCTGCAAGAGTTGCAAAAACTCGGGCTTTACCACGAAGAAATTGTGCAGTTGGATTGACCCCTTTTGGGGTCAAGGCTGTTTGATGTGCACTTCAAATGCCCTGTTTTGCAGAAGGTCAAAGTACAGCACCACATGACGGTCCTGCACCAGAGCTTTGACTTCCTGAGCAAGACGCATCCCTGTTTCCACAAAAGCGGTTTTTGCTTCAGGACTTGGAAAATCAGATCGGGCTGGATCGTCCTGATTGAGGATGGCGTCAAATTCTTCTGACCACTGAATCAGGGCCTCACACAAGTGGGCAGGGAAGCCCAGTTCCTCTGGGTGGAGGTTGTCATACATTCCGTTTTCAGAGCGCCACAGGGGCCAGCAAAAATAATCTGGCATGATTTTCAAGGTGGATGAATGGGAGGGATTCAAGAGGACTCCTGCATCTGCATGAAGATGTTTTCATTGTAGCCAGAAAGCCTTTCTTGCAGTCCACAATCCAGCAAAAAGGGCGGTCCTTGGGCCGCCCTTTTGATCAAGAGAGAGAATCTCAGTTATTTGGTGCAGGTCTGACCGTTGAGGGTGAAGCTGGCAGGCACAGAAGCACTGCCGGTGTAATCAATGTTGAAGCCCACTTGCACGGTCTGCCCGGGATTGATGGTGCTGTTCCAGCTCA carries:
- a CDS encoding YkgJ family cysteine cluster protein — translated: MDHKNITKEVRKAYRKYDEHARDWIEGYTAQGGRIYCQAGCFKCCDMPIRISWAEALTISESLSEEQFLKVQRHAHKVWINAQKSRNSDEYAENHRKFVGFCPLLDKKSGGCTLYGDRPIRCRDTYSGLPAQFCGAGALEKLTPQEHKNYQRTVRSGEVFDGYSHYIAPLEDLSLPAWKRFSLIMKREMGLEVWGDFWYLVTMTRNPEFVQALTLKNRKKVLQELQKLGLYHEEIVQLD